One stretch of Methylopila sp. 73B DNA includes these proteins:
- the glpX gene encoding class II fructose-bisphosphatase — MEPEGQGLGPLDANDAIDRGLTIELVRVTERAAVAAAFFRGRGDERAADQAAVDAMRRELDHLLIRGVVVIGEGERDEAPVLWIGEEVGSGQGPRVDIALDPLEGTTLCAKAQSNAISVLAIAEAGTLLKAPDVYMDKIAIGPGYPAGTVALGRSPQENVESLARAKGVPVREITACVLDRPRHARLIDAVRSTGAAIRLITDGDVASVIHATDADETGIDIYLGVGGAPEGVLAAAALRCTGGYMQGRLLLDSPDARRKAAAAGISDFSRVYELNDMARGDVIFAATGVTDGGLLAGVRFGRRAIVTETLVMRSSTGTSRRIRAEHARTEKFHLD; from the coding sequence ATGGAACCGGAAGGGCAGGGCCTTGGCCCTCTCGACGCGAACGACGCGATCGATCGCGGCCTGACGATCGAACTTGTGCGCGTGACCGAGCGCGCGGCCGTGGCGGCCGCCTTCTTCCGCGGGCGCGGCGACGAGCGCGCGGCCGACCAGGCCGCGGTCGACGCCATGCGGCGCGAACTCGACCACCTTCTGATCCGCGGCGTCGTGGTGATCGGCGAAGGCGAGCGCGACGAGGCGCCCGTTCTCTGGATCGGCGAGGAGGTCGGCTCCGGGCAGGGACCGCGCGTCGACATCGCGCTCGACCCGCTCGAAGGCACCACGCTCTGCGCCAAGGCGCAGTCCAACGCCATCTCGGTGCTCGCGATCGCGGAGGCGGGGACGCTGCTGAAGGCGCCCGACGTCTACATGGACAAGATCGCGATCGGGCCGGGCTATCCCGCCGGCACGGTCGCCCTCGGCCGCTCGCCCCAGGAGAACGTCGAGAGCCTCGCCAGGGCCAAGGGCGTGCCGGTGCGCGAGATCACCGCCTGCGTGCTGGACCGGCCGCGCCACGCGCGCCTGATCGACGCGGTCCGCTCCACCGGCGCCGCGATCCGGCTGATCACCGACGGCGACGTGGCGAGCGTGATCCACGCCACCGATGCGGACGAGACCGGCATCGACATCTATCTCGGCGTCGGCGGCGCGCCGGAGGGCGTTCTCGCCGCGGCCGCGCTGCGGTGCACCGGCGGCTACATGCAGGGTCGGCTCCTGCTCGACTCGCCCGACGCGCGCCGCAAGGCCGCCGCCGCCGGCATCTCCGATTTCAGCCGCGTCTACGAGCTGAACGACATGGCCCGCGGCGACGTCATCTTCGCGGCGACCGGCGTGACCGACGGCGGCCTGCTCGCGGGCGTCCGCTTCGGCCGCCGGGCGATCGTGACCGAGACGCTGGTGATGCGGTCCTCGACCGGCACCAGCCGCCGGATCCGGGCCGAGCACGCCCGCACGG
- a CDS encoding homoserine dehydrogenase yields the protein MAEPLRVGVAGLGTVGSAVVRILSAKAEELAARAGRPIVVTAVSAREKGRDRGLDLSRVAWHMDASQLARANDVDLVVELIGGAEGPARACVETAIEHGRPVVTANKALLAKHGVALARGSEEKGAPIAFEAAVAGGIPIVKTLREGLAANNVSRVFGILNGTCNYILTRMEKDKIGFAECLADAQRLGYAEADPTFDVGGFDTAHKLALLASLAFGVEPDADGIYVEGIASITPLDLQMAEELGYRVKLLGVATRTDAGVEQRVHPSMLPKESAIARVDGVTNAVEIDADAVGALVLSGPGAGGDATASAVIADIVDIARGVTPPMFGLPAGKLQSPTRAPMGRHEGGYYIRLSVIDRPGAAAAIATRMAEQGISLKSIVQRGRESESDAAGGEPVQVVLITYATTEASLRIALDAIEADGHIDGAPQLIRIEKR from the coding sequence ATGGCGGAACCTCTGAGGGTCGGCGTGGCCGGCCTCGGCACGGTGGGCTCCGCCGTCGTGCGCATCCTGTCGGCCAAGGCCGAGGAGCTCGCCGCGCGCGCCGGCCGCCCGATCGTGGTGACCGCGGTCTCCGCCCGCGAGAAGGGTCGTGACCGCGGCCTGGATCTGTCGCGGGTCGCCTGGCACATGGACGCGAGCCAACTCGCGCGCGCGAACGACGTCGACCTGGTGGTCGAGCTGATCGGCGGGGCGGAAGGCCCCGCGCGCGCCTGCGTCGAGACCGCGATCGAGCACGGCCGGCCGGTGGTCACCGCCAACAAGGCCCTGCTCGCCAAGCACGGCGTGGCGCTCGCCCGCGGGTCGGAGGAGAAGGGCGCCCCGATCGCGTTCGAGGCGGCGGTGGCCGGCGGCATCCCGATCGTGAAGACGCTGCGCGAGGGCCTCGCGGCCAACAACGTCTCGCGCGTGTTCGGCATCCTCAACGGCACCTGCAACTACATCCTGACGCGGATGGAGAAGGACAAGATCGGCTTCGCCGAATGCCTCGCCGACGCGCAGCGGCTGGGCTACGCCGAGGCCGACCCGACCTTCGACGTCGGCGGCTTCGACACCGCGCACAAGCTGGCGCTGCTGGCCTCGCTGGCCTTCGGCGTCGAGCCGGACGCGGACGGCATCTATGTCGAGGGCATCGCCTCGATCACGCCCCTCGACCTGCAGATGGCGGAAGAGCTCGGCTACCGCGTGAAGCTGCTCGGGGTCGCGACGCGCACCGACGCGGGCGTCGAGCAGCGCGTCCACCCCTCGATGCTGCCGAAGGAGAGCGCGATCGCGCGCGTCGACGGCGTGACCAACGCCGTCGAGATCGACGCCGACGCGGTCGGCGCGCTGGTGCTGTCGGGTCCCGGCGCCGGCGGCGACGCGACCGCCTCGGCGGTCATCGCCGACATCGTCGACATCGCCCGCGGCGTCACGCCGCCCATGTTCGGCCTGCCGGCGGGCAAGCTCCAGAGCCCGACGCGCGCCCCGATGGGCCGGCACGAAGGCGGATACTACATCCGCCTTTCGGTCATCGATCGTCCGGGCGCGGCGGCCGCCATCGCCACCCGGATGGCGGAGCAGGGCATCTCCCTGAAGAGCATCGTGCAGCGCGGGCGCGAGTCCGAAAGCGACGCCGCGGGCGGCGAGCCGGTTCAGGTGGTGCTCATCACATACGCCACGACCGAGGCCAGCCTTCGGATCGCGCTGGACGCGATCGAGGCGGACGGGCATATCGATGGCGCGCCCCAGCTGATCCGCATCGAAAAGCGCTGA
- a CDS encoding LL-diaminopimelate aminotransferase, producing MTEFHSVRRLPPYVFEQVNRVKAAARKAGADIIDLGMGNPDLPTPDHINEKLIEAVTKPRTNRYSTSKGIPGLRKAQAAYYARRFGVTLNPDTQIVATLGSKEGFANMAQAITAPGDVVLTPNPSYPIHAFGFLMAGGVIRNVPATPGPEYFHALERAVIHSIPKPIALITCFPSNPTAEVADLEFYKDVVRFAKQHDIFVLSDLAYSEIYFDDVPPPSILQVPGAMDVAVEFTSLSKTFSMPGWRVGFAVGNERLIAALARVKSYLDYGAYTPIQVAASAALNGPDDCIAEMREIYKKRRDIMVDSFGRAGFPVPSPRASMFAWAPIPGKFRSLGSLEFSKLLVEKAHVAVAPGIGFGEHGDEYVRIALVENEHRIRQAARSIRRFLETADETLHNVVPLAAAR from the coding sequence ATGACCGAATTCCATTCCGTGCGTCGTCTGCCGCCTTACGTGTTCGAACAGGTGAACCGCGTGAAGGCCGCCGCCCGGAAGGCAGGCGCCGACATCATCGATCTCGGCATGGGCAACCCCGACCTGCCGACGCCCGATCACATCAACGAAAAGCTGATCGAGGCCGTCACCAAGCCGCGCACGAATCGCTATTCGACATCGAAGGGCATTCCCGGCCTCCGCAAGGCGCAGGCGGCGTACTACGCCCGCCGCTTCGGCGTGACGCTGAACCCGGACACGCAGATCGTCGCGACGCTCGGCTCGAAGGAAGGCTTCGCCAACATGGCGCAGGCCATCACCGCGCCCGGCGACGTCGTGCTGACGCCGAACCCGAGCTACCCGATCCACGCCTTCGGCTTCCTGATGGCGGGCGGCGTGATCCGCAACGTGCCGGCGACGCCCGGCCCGGAGTACTTCCACGCGCTCGAGCGCGCCGTGATCCACTCCATCCCGAAGCCGATCGCGCTCATCACCTGCTTCCCGTCGAACCCGACGGCGGAGGTCGCCGACCTCGAGTTCTACAAGGACGTGGTGCGCTTCGCGAAGCAGCACGACATCTTCGTGCTGTCGGACCTCGCCTACTCCGAGATCTACTTCGACGACGTGCCGCCGCCCTCGATCCTGCAGGTGCCGGGCGCGATGGACGTGGCCGTCGAGTTCACCTCGCTGTCCAAGACCTTCTCCATGCCGGGCTGGCGCGTCGGCTTCGCGGTCGGCAACGAGCGGCTGATCGCGGCGCTCGCTAGGGTGAAGTCCTATCTCGACTACGGCGCCTACACGCCGATCCAGGTTGCGGCCTCGGCCGCGCTGAACGGCCCGGACGACTGCATCGCGGAGATGCGCGAGATCTACAAGAAGCGCCGCGACATCATGGTGGACAGCTTCGGCCGCGCCGGCTTCCCAGTGCCGAGCCCGCGCGCCTCGATGTTCGCCTGGGCGCCGATCCCAGGGAAGTTCCGCTCGCTCGGCAGCCTCGAATTCTCGAAGCTGCTGGTCGAGAAGGCGCATGTGGCGGTGGCCCCCGGCATCGGCTTCGGCGAGCACGGCGACGAGTACGTCCGCATCGCCCTGGTCGAGAACGAGCACCGCATCCGGCAGGCCGCCCGCTCCATCCGCCGGTTCCTTGAAACGGCGGACGAGACGTTGCACAACGTCGTCCCGCTCGCCGCGGCGCGCTAA
- the phaC gene encoding class I poly(R)-hydroxyalkanoic acid synthase, protein MARLFEEGGRAVSAYLRPREGGPRKAAGTDEIVDVVRTLGQVAERWMANPSRTLEAQRAFAGGFLELWAGSLKRFSGEDAPPVAVPDPRDARFKDPEWTTSPFFDFVKQAYLHTSRWAERMVDEAHELDPHTRHKASFYVRQIANAVAPSNFVPTNPELIRETLASKGENLVRGMRMLAEDIAAGNGDLRIRQTDGSNFVVGKNLATTPGKVVFRNDLFELLQYAPTTEMVRTRPVLIVPPWINKFYILDLTPEKSFIKWCVDQGLTIFCISWVNPDARHAKLSFDDYMRDGVLTALKVVQEISGSETVDAAGYCVGGTLLAVTLAYLAAKGEAPFASATFLTTQVDFTHAGDLKVFVDEEQVKAVEARMAESGFLEGASMANAFNMLRSNDLIWPYVVNNYLKGKAPFPFDLLYWNSDATRMPAANHSFYLRGCYLNNDLAKGRMTVGGERLDLKRVKVPVYELASREDHIAPARSAFLGAQLFGGPVRFVLAGSGHIAGVVNPPAKMKYQHWVGEEPAGAFEDWFAAAEEKPGSWWPDWRGWLAAADATATPARTPGVGPYPALGDAPGTYVKMRV, encoded by the coding sequence ATGGCGCGGCTGTTCGAGGAAGGCGGGCGCGCGGTGTCGGCCTATCTCCGCCCGCGCGAGGGCGGCCCGCGCAAGGCCGCCGGCACGGACGAGATCGTCGACGTCGTCCGGACGCTCGGCCAGGTCGCCGAGCGCTGGATGGCGAACCCCAGCCGCACGCTCGAGGCGCAGCGGGCCTTCGCCGGCGGCTTTCTCGAGCTTTGGGCCGGTTCGCTGAAGCGGTTTTCGGGCGAGGACGCTCCGCCGGTCGCCGTGCCGGACCCGCGCGACGCGCGGTTCAAGGATCCGGAATGGACCACGAGCCCGTTCTTCGACTTCGTGAAGCAGGCCTATCTGCACACCAGCCGCTGGGCCGAGCGCATGGTGGACGAGGCGCACGAGCTTGATCCGCACACGCGGCACAAGGCGTCGTTCTACGTGCGCCAGATCGCGAACGCCGTGGCGCCGTCGAACTTCGTGCCCACCAACCCCGAGCTGATCCGCGAAACGCTGGCCTCCAAGGGCGAAAACCTCGTGCGCGGCATGCGGATGCTGGCCGAGGACATCGCCGCCGGGAACGGCGACCTCCGCATCCGCCAGACGGACGGCTCCAACTTCGTCGTGGGAAAGAATCTCGCCACCACGCCCGGCAAGGTGGTGTTCCGGAACGACCTGTTCGAGCTGCTGCAGTATGCGCCGACCACCGAGATGGTCCGCACCCGTCCGGTGCTGATCGTGCCGCCGTGGATCAACAAGTTCTACATCCTCGATCTCACGCCGGAGAAGAGCTTCATCAAGTGGTGCGTGGACCAGGGGCTCACGATCTTCTGCATCTCCTGGGTGAACCCCGACGCCCGCCACGCCAAGCTCAGCTTCGACGACTACATGCGGGACGGGGTGCTGACCGCTCTGAAGGTCGTGCAGGAGATCTCGGGTTCGGAGACCGTCGACGCCGCGGGCTACTGCGTCGGCGGCACGCTGCTCGCGGTGACCCTCGCCTATCTCGCGGCCAAGGGCGAAGCGCCGTTCGCGAGCGCGACCTTCCTCACGACCCAGGTCGACTTCACGCATGCCGGCGACCTGAAGGTCTTCGTGGACGAGGAGCAGGTGAAGGCTGTCGAGGCGCGGATGGCCGAGTCCGGTTTTCTCGAAGGCGCCAGCATGGCCAACGCCTTCAACATGCTGCGGTCGAACGACCTGATCTGGCCCTACGTCGTCAACAACTACCTGAAGGGCAAGGCGCCCTTCCCGTTCGACCTGCTGTACTGGAACTCCGACGCCACGCGGATGCCGGCAGCGAACCACTCGTTCTACCTGCGCGGCTGCTACCTCAACAACGATCTCGCCAAGGGCCGGATGACGGTGGGCGGCGAGCGTCTCGACCTGAAGAGGGTCAAGGTCCCGGTCTATGAGCTCGCGAGCCGCGAGGACCACATCGCGCCTGCGCGCTCGGCCTTCCTCGGCGCGCAGCTGTTCGGCGGTCCGGTGCGCTTCGTCCTGGCCGGTTCGGGGCATATCGCCGGCGTGGTGAACCCGCCCGCGAAGATGAAGTACCAGCACTGGGTCGGCGAGGAGCCCGCGGGCGCCTTCGAGGACTGGTTCGCGGCGGCCGAGGAGAAGCCCGGCTCGTGGTGGCCGGACTGGCGCGGCTGGCTGGCCGCGGCGGACGCGACCGCGACGCCGGCGCGGACGCCCGGCGTGGGGCCCTACCCCGCGCTCGGCGACGCGCCGGGAACCTACGTCAAGATGCGGGTCTAA
- a CDS encoding DUF1127 domain-containing protein, with the protein MIFWAFLLKRYRMWRVYRETFEQLATLDERTLRDINIGRNDIETISRRAAHNAVAA; encoded by the coding sequence ATGATTTTCTGGGCTTTCCTCCTGAAGCGCTACCGCATGTGGCGCGTGTACCGCGAGACCTTCGAGCAGCTCGCGACCCTCGACGAGCGCACGCTGCGCGACATCAACATCGGCCGCAACGACATCGAGACCATTTCGCGTCGCGCCGCCCACAACGCCGTCGCGGCCTGA
- the uvrA gene encoding excinuclease ABC subunit UvrA, which produces MTKTSSPAGKARAPKQAAAKPGPKAAAKPPAKTPAKSGVETAPKPVAKTSAAALEAAFDAAAERVPERRDARLISVRGAREHNLKNVDLDIPRDRLVVFTGLSGSGKSSLAFDTIYAEGQRRYVESLSAYARQFLEMMQKPDVDQIDGLSPAISIEQKTTSKNPRSTVGTVTEIYDYMRLLWARVGIPYSPATGLPIESQTVSQMVDRLTALPEGSRLYLLAPVIRGRKGEYRKEIAEFQKKGFQRLKIDGTYYEIADAPALDKKLKHDIDVVVDRVVIRGEISSRLADSLETALALADGIALAEFAGETDEHGQAKRLTFSQKFACPVSGFTIAEIEPRLFSFNNPFGACPACDGLGTELSVDPNLVVPDGGLTLRKGAIAPWARSTSPYYVQTLDALAKHYGFNLTTRWSDLPEKAKNVILYGSGADKVRFVYDDGLRSYETTKTFEGVVRNLERRWKETESDWSREEIGRYMSDVPCLICEGYRLKPEALAVRVADRHIGRASELSVKAAHAWFEDLPNHLTAKQNEIAYRILKEIRDRLRFLVDVGLDYLTLARNSGSLSGGESQRIRLASQIGSGLTGVLYVLDEPSIGLHQRDNARLLTTLERLRDLGNTVIVVEHDEDAIRLADYVVDVGPGAGVHGGRIIAAGTPDEVMNHPDSLTGQYLTGARMVPTPPKRRPFNAKKALKVFGAKANNLKDVTAEIPLGVFTCVTGVSGGGKSTLLIDTVFKAAARKLNGANENPGAHERIEGFEALDKVIDIDQSPIGRTPRSNPATYIGAFTPIREWFAALPEAKARGYMPGRFSFNVKGGRCEACQGDGVIKIEMHFLPDVYVTCDVCKGRRYDRETLEVLYKGRSIADVLDMTVDEAVQFFKATPSIREKMETLARVGLGYVKVGQQATTLSGGEAQRVKLSKELSRRATGRTLYILDEPTTGLHFHDVAKLLEVLHELVDQGNTVAVIEHNLEVIKTADWIIDMGPEGGDGGGMVVATGTPEQIARAKGSHTGRFLAEVLKRRPLRQALDDAAE; this is translated from the coding sequence ATGACGAAAACCTCTTCGCCGGCCGGCAAGGCCCGAGCGCCGAAGCAGGCTGCGGCCAAGCCGGGCCCTAAGGCAGCTGCCAAACCGCCGGCCAAGACGCCCGCGAAGTCCGGCGTCGAGACGGCGCCGAAGCCGGTCGCCAAGACCTCCGCCGCGGCGCTGGAGGCGGCGTTCGACGCTGCGGCCGAACGCGTCCCTGAGCGGCGCGACGCGCGGCTGATCTCCGTGCGCGGCGCGCGCGAGCATAATCTCAAGAACGTCGACCTCGACATTCCGCGCGACCGGCTGGTGGTGTTCACGGGCCTGTCGGGCTCCGGAAAGTCGTCGCTCGCCTTCGACACGATCTACGCCGAAGGCCAGCGCCGCTACGTCGAGAGCCTCTCGGCCTACGCGCGCCAGTTCCTCGAGATGATGCAGAAGCCGGACGTCGACCAGATCGACGGCCTGTCGCCGGCGATCTCGATCGAGCAGAAGACGACCTCGAAGAACCCGCGCTCGACGGTGGGCACGGTCACCGAGATCTACGACTACATGCGCCTGCTGTGGGCGCGCGTCGGCATTCCCTATTCGCCGGCCACCGGCCTGCCCATCGAGAGCCAGACCGTCAGCCAGATGGTCGACCGGCTGACGGCGCTGCCGGAGGGTTCGCGGCTCTACCTGCTCGCGCCGGTGATCCGTGGCCGCAAGGGCGAGTACCGCAAGGAGATCGCGGAGTTCCAGAAAAAGGGCTTCCAGCGCCTCAAGATCGACGGGACCTACTACGAGATCGCCGACGCGCCGGCGCTCGACAAGAAGCTGAAGCACGACATCGACGTGGTGGTGGACCGCGTGGTGATCCGCGGCGAGATCTCGAGCCGTCTGGCGGACAGCCTGGAGACCGCGCTGGCGCTTGCCGACGGCATCGCGCTGGCGGAGTTCGCGGGCGAGACCGACGAGCACGGGCAGGCGAAGCGGCTGACCTTCTCGCAGAAGTTCGCCTGCCCGGTTTCCGGCTTCACCATCGCCGAGATCGAGCCCAGACTCTTTTCCTTCAACAATCCCTTCGGCGCCTGCCCGGCCTGCGACGGCCTCGGCACCGAGCTCAGCGTCGATCCGAACCTCGTGGTTCCCGACGGAGGGCTGACCCTGCGCAAGGGCGCGATCGCCCCCTGGGCGCGCTCGACCTCGCCCTATTACGTCCAGACGCTCGACGCCCTCGCCAAGCACTACGGCTTCAACCTGACGACGCGCTGGTCCGACCTGCCGGAGAAGGCGAAGAACGTCATCCTCTACGGTTCGGGCGCCGACAAGGTGCGCTTCGTCTACGACGACGGCCTGCGCTCCTACGAGACCACCAAGACCTTCGAGGGCGTGGTGCGCAACCTCGAGCGGCGTTGGAAGGAGACCGAGAGCGACTGGTCCCGCGAGGAGATCGGCCGCTACATGTCGGACGTGCCGTGCCTGATCTGCGAGGGCTACCGGCTGAAGCCCGAGGCGCTCGCGGTGCGGGTGGCGGACCGGCACATCGGCCGGGCGTCGGAGCTCTCGGTGAAGGCGGCGCACGCCTGGTTCGAGGACCTGCCGAACCACCTCACCGCGAAGCAGAACGAGATCGCCTACCGGATCCTCAAGGAGATCCGCGACCGCCTGCGCTTCCTTGTGGACGTCGGGCTCGACTACCTCACGCTCGCCCGCAACTCCGGGTCGCTGTCGGGCGGCGAAAGCCAGCGTATCCGGCTCGCGAGCCAGATCGGCTCGGGCCTCACCGGCGTGCTCTACGTGCTCGACGAGCCCTCGATCGGCCTGCACCAGCGCGACAACGCCCGGCTGCTGACGACGCTCGAGCGCCTGCGCGACCTTGGCAACACCGTGATCGTGGTGGAGCACGACGAGGACGCGATCCGGCTCGCGGACTACGTGGTCGACGTGGGGCCGGGCGCCGGCGTCCACGGCGGCCGCATCATCGCCGCCGGCACGCCGGACGAGGTGATGAACCATCCCGACAGCCTCACCGGCCAGTATCTCACCGGCGCGCGGATGGTGCCGACGCCGCCGAAGCGCCGGCCGTTCAACGCGAAGAAGGCGCTGAAGGTCTTTGGCGCCAAGGCCAACAATCTGAAGGACGTGACCGCCGAGATTCCGCTTGGCGTCTTCACCTGCGTCACCGGCGTCTCCGGCGGCGGCAAGTCCACGCTGCTGATCGACACCGTGTTCAAGGCCGCGGCGCGCAAGCTGAACGGCGCCAACGAGAACCCCGGCGCCCACGAGCGGATCGAGGGCTTCGAGGCGCTCGACAAGGTCATCGACATCGACCAGTCGCCGATCGGCCGCACCCCGCGCTCGAACCCCGCCACCTACATCGGCGCCTTCACGCCGATCCGCGAATGGTTCGCCGCGCTGCCCGAGGCCAAGGCGCGCGGCTACATGCCGGGCCGGTTCTCGTTCAACGTGAAGGGCGGCCGCTGCGAGGCCTGCCAGGGCGACGGCGTCATCAAGATCGAGATGCACTTCCTGCCCGACGTCTACGTCACCTGCGACGTCTGCAAGGGCAGGCGCTACGACCGCGAGACGCTGGAGGTGCTCTACAAGGGCAGGTCGATCGCGGACGTGCTGGACATGACGGTCGACGAGGCCGTGCAGTTCTTCAAGGCGACGCCCTCGATCCGCGAGAAGATGGAGACGCTGGCCCGTGTCGGCCTCGGCTACGTCAAGGTCGGCCAGCAGGCGACGACGCTGTCCGGCGGCGAGGCGCAGCGGGTGAAGCTGTCGAAGGAGCTGTCGCGCCGGGCGACCGGCCGCACGCTTTACATCCTCGACGAGCCGACGACGGGTCTGCACTTCCACGACGTGGCGAAGCTGCTTGAGGTCCTGCACGAGCTGGTCGACCAGGGCAACACGGTCGCCGTGATCGAGCACAACCTCGAAGTCATCAAGACGGCGGACTGGATCATCGACATGGGTCCCGAGGGCGGCGACGGCGGCGGCATGGTGGTCGCGACCGGCACGCCGGAGCAGATCGCGCGCGCGAAGGGCAGCCACACCGGGCGATTCCTCGCCGAGGTGCTGAAGCGCCGGCCGCTGCGGCAAGCGCTCGACGACGCGGCCGAGTAG
- the ssb gene encoding single-stranded DNA-binding protein, whose product MAGSVNKVILVGNLGRDPEVRRMNSGEPVVNLRIATSENWRDKQSGERREKTEWHSVVIFNENLAKIAESYLRKGSKVYVEGQLQTRKWTDPSGVEKYTTEIVIQRFRGELALLDGRGGGGSDDSYEAGSNESFGRSSPTERRSPAPAAPAAAGGGRGGYSDAMDDDIPF is encoded by the coding sequence ATGGCGGGCAGCGTCAACAAGGTCATTCTGGTCGGAAATCTCGGCCGTGATCCGGAAGTCCGCCGCATGAACTCCGGCGAGCCGGTGGTCAACCTGCGGATCGCGACCTCCGAGAACTGGCGCGACAAGCAGTCCGGCGAGCGCCGCGAAAAGACCGAGTGGCACTCGGTGGTGATCTTCAACGAGAACCTCGCCAAGATCGCCGAGAGCTATCTGCGCAAGGGCTCGAAGGTCTATGTCGAGGGCCAGCTGCAGACCCGCAAGTGGACCGATCCCTCGGGCGTCGAGAAGTACACGACCGAGATCGTGATCCAGCGCTTCCGGGGCGAGCTCGCCCTGCTCGACGGCCGCGGCGGCGGCGGTTCGGACGACAGCTACGAGGCCGGCTCCAACGAGAGCTTCGGCCGGTCGAGCCCGACCGAGCGTCGCTCTCCCGCTCCGGCGGCCCCCGCCGCAGCGGGCGGCGGACGCGGCGGCTACTCCGACGCGATGGACGACGACATCCCGTTCTGA
- a CDS encoding YqaA family protein has product MSGAATYGGLFVAAFLAATLLPAQSEAALVALIALGERSPWALVAMASLGNTLGSLVNWAIGRQAERFRGRRWFPASDRALERAKRWYGRYGRWSLLLSWVPIIGDPLTLVAGVLREPLWSFLALVALAKTARYAALAAGTLALG; this is encoded by the coding sequence ATGAGCGGCGCTGCAACCTATGGCGGACTGTTCGTCGCCGCCTTTCTCGCTGCGACGCTGCTACCGGCGCAGTCGGAAGCGGCGCTCGTCGCCCTGATCGCGCTGGGCGAACGGTCGCCCTGGGCCCTGGTGGCGATGGCGAGCCTCGGCAACACCCTGGGCTCGCTGGTGAACTGGGCGATCGGCCGGCAGGCGGAGCGTTTTCGCGGTCGGCGGTGGTTTCCGGCTTCCGATCGCGCGCTCGAACGAGCAAAACGCTGGTACGGCCGCTATGGCCGTTGGTCGCTGCTGTTGAGCTGGGTCCCGATCATTGGCGACCCTCTGACCCTGGTGGCCGGCGTCCTGCGCGAGCCGCTCTGGAGCTTTCTGGCGCTGGTGGCGCTGGCGAAGACCGCCCGCTACGCGGCGCTCGCGGCCGGAACGCTCGCTCTCGGATAG